From a region of the Streptomyces tirandamycinicus genome:
- a CDS encoding DUF6461 domain-containing protein, whose amino-acid sequence MNSVTAHDYAWIRTSLLFRHMMESGYTLTLIRGRGPQVVLRAMEAEPRGTGEGTAGLIEADDAHRAEVDYDDWDESYVAGAFKVPGEKGDWTVVLGFDGGLGMPCAETLSEGGRVVAHSSNGGKPIHLFHWFEDGELRTMFEGPSARDGSSPDELVPLLREVGFPLTPEGEHDENAPAVDGKAAVLALAERLTGIRITESLLQDATYELGLVPEQPAEEWTGLVVDITDAHGERLYKELGSEMGW is encoded by the coding sequence ATGAACTCGGTGACCGCACACGACTACGCCTGGATCCGCACCTCGCTGCTCTTCCGCCACATGATGGAGAGCGGATACACCTTGACACTGATTCGGGGGCGGGGTCCGCAGGTGGTGCTGCGTGCGATGGAGGCGGAACCGCGCGGCACCGGGGAGGGGACGGCCGGGCTGATCGAGGCGGATGACGCTCACCGTGCCGAGGTGGATTACGACGACTGGGACGAGTCCTACGTCGCGGGCGCCTTCAAGGTCCCAGGAGAGAAGGGCGACTGGACAGTCGTCCTCGGCTTTGACGGTGGCCTTGGGATGCCGTGTGCGGAGACGCTGTCGGAGGGCGGCCGGGTCGTGGCGCACTCGAGCAACGGAGGCAAGCCCATCCACCTCTTCCACTGGTTTGAGGATGGTGAGCTCCGTACGATGTTCGAGGGCCCATCGGCGCGCGATGGCAGCAGCCCCGACGAACTGGTTCCCCTGCTGCGGGAAGTCGGCTTCCCGCTGACTCCCGAGGGAGAGCACGACGAGAACGCCCCGGCCGTCGACGGCAAGGCGGCGGTCCTCGCTTTGGCAGAGAGACTCACCGGCATACGCATCACCGAATCCCTCCTCCAGGACGCCACGTACGAACTGGGACTCGTCCCCGAACAGCCCGCCGAGGAGTGGACCGGCCTGGTCGTCGACATCACCGATGCCCACGGAGAGCGCCTGTACAAGGAGCTTGGATCTGAAATGGGTTGGTAG
- a CDS encoding SMI1/KNR4 family protein, with the protein MSWADRLVMAVGRRPLGLSVDWSAIEARMGTALPADYKEFCEIFGSGYFSDYLTVYDSVGGEDSRLADVYEGNWQIAEEDEAGRYYYAPYGLFRPNSQGGLLQWGTSVQGDEFAWLADSSMPPESWPVLARDDAQHSQHFAMSMSEFVYRLLADRSFEGFAGFGATEEAPDFTPYS; encoded by the coding sequence ATGTCCTGGGCTGATCGGCTCGTGATGGCTGTCGGTAGGCGTCCGCTTGGCCTATCTGTCGACTGGTCGGCGATCGAGGCTCGTATGGGAACCGCTCTGCCCGCCGACTACAAGGAATTTTGCGAGATATTCGGCAGTGGCTATTTCTCCGACTACCTCACCGTATATGACTCGGTGGGGGGTGAAGACTCGAGGCTGGCCGACGTGTATGAGGGCAACTGGCAGATCGCCGAAGAGGATGAAGCGGGTCGCTACTATTATGCCCCGTACGGGCTTTTCCGGCCGAACAGTCAGGGCGGGCTTCTTCAGTGGGGCACGAGCGTTCAAGGTGATGAGTTCGCGTGGCTGGCCGACAGTTCCATGCCGCCAGAGTCCTGGCCTGTGCTGGCGCGAGATGATGCACAGCACTCTCAGCACTTTGCCATGTCGATGAGTGAATTCGTGTACCGTCTGCTGGCAGACAGGTCTTTTGAGGGGTTCGCGGGGTTCGGAGCGACCGAGGAAGCTCCCGATTTCACGCCCTACTCCTGA